In Penicillium psychrofluorescens genome assembly, chromosome: 5, a single window of DNA contains:
- a CDS encoding uncharacterized protein (ID:PFLUO_007371-T1.cds;~source:funannotate): protein MAQLDTLDLLVLVALLLGSVAYFTKGTYWAVPKDPYASAGAGLNGAATGGKTRDIVEKLNETGKNCVIFYGSQTGTAEDYASRLAKEGSQRFGLKTLVADIEDYDYDTLDKFPEDKIAFFVLATYGEGEPTDNAVDFYQFITGDDVAFESGGGADDQPLSSLKFVAFGLGNNTYEHYNAMVRHIDAALTKLGATRIGTAGEGDDGAGTMEEDFLAWKEPMWAALSESMDLQEREAIYEPVFSIIEDDEKTSEDEGVYLGEPTAAHREGRAKGPFSAHNPYIAPIVESRELFAVKDRNCLHMEISLAGSNLSYQTGDHVAVWPTNAGAEVDRFLQVFGLEDKRHSVINIKGIDVTAKVSIPTPTTYDAAVRYYMEACAPVSRQFVATLAAFAPDEQTKAEIVRLGSDKDYFHEKISGQRFNIAQALQSITSKTFTAVPFSLLIEGLNKLQPRYYSISSSSLVQKDKISITAVVESVRLPGATHMVKGVTTNYLFALKQKQNGDPSPDPHGLTYQITGPRNNYDGIHVPVHIRHSNFKLPSDPSKPIIMVGPGTGVAPFRGFIQERAALAAKGEKVGTTVLFFGCRKSDEDFLYNAEFQTYQEQLGDSLKIITAFSRESSEKVYVQHRLKENASLVSDLLKQKANFYVCGDAANMAREVNTVLGHIIAEQRGMPAEKGEEMVKHMRSSGSYQEDVWS from the exons ATGGCCCAACTCGACACCCTCGACCTGCTCGTCCTGGTCGCCCTGCTGCTCGGTAGCGTTGCCTACTTCACCAAGGGCACCTACTGGGCAGTCCCCAAGGACCCCTATGCCTCGGCCGGCGCCGGCTTGAACGGGGCCGCCACGGGCGGCAAGACCCGCGACATCGTGGAAAAGTTGAACGAGACGGGCAAGAATTGTGTCATCTTCTATGGATCGCAGACGGGTACCGCCGAGGACTACGCCTCGCGcctggccaaggagggctCCCAGCGCTTCGGTCTGAAGACCCTGGTAGCCGACATTGAGGATTATGACTACGACACCCTGGACAAATTCCCCGAGGACAAGATCGCATTCTTCGTGCTGGCCACCTACGGGGAGGGCGAGCCCACCGACAACGCCGTGGATTTTTATCAGTTCATCAcgggtgatgatgtcgcgtttgagagcggcggcggcgccgatgacCAGCCTCTGTCGTCGCTCAAGTTTGTCGCCTTCGGTCTGGGTAACAACACCTACGAGCACTACAACGCCATGGTCCGTCATATCGATGCGGCGCTGACCAAGCTGGGTGCGACACGCATTGGTACTGcgggcgagggcgatgacggcgCGGGCACCATGGAAGAAGATTTCCTGGCCTGGAAGGAGCCTATGTGGGCTGCTCTGTCCGAATCCATGGATCTgcaggagcgcgaggccaTCTACGAACCGGTGTTCTCCATcatcgaggacgacgagaagacgTCCGAGGACGAGGGCGTGTACCTGGGCgagccgacggcggcgcaCCGCGAGGGCCGCGCCAAGGGCCCCTTCTCTGCGCACAACCCGTACATTGCCCCGATCGTCGAGTCTCGCGAGCTCTTTGCAGTCAAGGACCGCAACTGTTTGCACATGGAAATCAGCCTCGCCGGCAGCAACCTCAGCTACCAGACTGGTGACCACGTTGCCGTCTGGCCCACCAacgccggcgccgaggttGATCGGTTCCTGCAGGTGTTTGGCCTGGAAGATAAGCGCCACTCGGTGATCAACATCAAGGGGATTGATGTCACGGCCAAGGTCTCTATCCCGACTCCGACCACATACGATGCCGCTGTTCGCTACTATATGGAAGCCTGCGCGCCCGTGTCCCGTCAGTTCGTTgccaccttggccgccttcGCTCCGGATGAGCAGACCAAGGCTGAGATTGTCCGCCTGGGTAGCGACAAGGACTACTTCCATGAGAAGATCTCGGGCCAGCGCTTCAACATCGCCCAGGCACTGCAAAGCATCACTTCCAAGACCTTCACCGCTGTACCATTCTCGCTGCTCATCGAGGGTCTCAACAAGCTCCAGCCGCGCTATTactccatctcgtcgtcctctCTGGTgcagaaggacaagatcaGCATCACGGCTGTGGTCGAGTCCGTTCGTCTACCAGGTGCCACGCACATGGTCAAGGGTGTGACGACCAACTACCTATTCGCCCTTAAACAGAAGCAGAACGGCGACCCTAGCCCTGATCCACACGGCCTCACCTATCAGATCACCGGTCCCCGCAACAACTACGATGGCATCCATGTGCCCGTCCACATCCGCCACTCCAACTTCAAGCTGCCCTCGGATCCGTCCAAGCCGATCATCATGGTTGGCCCGGGTACGGGTGTGGCCCCCTTCCGCGGATTCATCCAGGAACGTGCTGCGCTGgccgccaagggcgagaaggttGGCACCACGGTCCTCTTCTTTGGATGCCGCAAGAGCGATGAGGATTTCCTCTACAACGCTGAGTTCCAG ACATATCAGGAGCAACTGGGTGACTCGCTCAAGATCATCACGGCCTTCTCCCGCGAATCTTCCGAGAAGGTATACGTTCAGCACCGCCTGAAGGAGAACGCCTCGTTGGTCAGCGACCTGCTGAAGCAAAAGGCCAATTTTTACGTCTGCGGTGACGCCGCGAACATGGCCCGGGAGGTCAACACGGTGCTGGGCCACATCATCGCCGAGCAGCGCGGCATGCCggccgagaagggcgaggagatggTCAAGCACATGCGCAGTAGCGGCAGCTACCAGGAGGATGTGTGGTCATGA
- a CDS encoding uncharacterized protein (ID:PFLUO_007370-T1.cds;~source:funannotate), translated as MVASHSAKTGPGQQATLPFIPDELHSASHHNLTSPLERRGTRTTQSTPMHSRESSAARGRAADPSALPPTLQPRRGHSGSKSPDVTRPAPGYDMGLERRPSNSYGHHRQTSIVHGMQHSRNPSMANSNASASPLSPELIASLGRGGSFDEANRLDLVDAHPTYQTSAGMASSHHLSTIQDNDTEEAMARNPASVAHRRINSGGKDKRNRSHSRSHSKHHSESKTVGEYALHHLFNSFVGQADSKINQAIMKLGESDAPVEEVCGPGADPTFDQLISALGHIARQKPKPLIDTIMFWRKAKGDAAITARQITNDPSKPTATENGLTRRNTEPTQAPGDHTSTAERVQQPTPFLARHDDIALVERRATVSVYLVCRVLIEIFNQSSLASITLDMADRLEDIVFGQLKTVDPEQISASPLRMANWRIYGQLLGIMSEGNFASVTNRFMTELDRFQKDETVRGPSREGDAKAELLILGMRYLRIPTGPEGWSRTCDFMKALARLFVNAHGQRIKQAYCYLIEKLLLPVAANPNCDLSLPRWKEFIELVQPRLAQLLTKPRHWASAFSLHVLLLCISAKETFTSQWLSMIQSLPPRLKDRPTRGPALQAVCRLVWTYFFRYSDSPNTTLRKVEEVAKIVLPTGRRTYLSTEPAVADPLIQLIRMIGFKHPDVCFRSIIFPLINSDLFLSGRELKIEQMEPEKMVIGIRAFLAIMSDLENGDQLCPPILTGSVPNPFTDASGPINFHRPHLLVEPQAASATEQSDPLSWQPVNTARLNDNVREYYVRFCEVLGKITLLCDNAFGGQAALDEKFGGITPKTPISEAFGFGRRDDHLTTLDQKQGFYDLMHVAVQALPRCLSDHIPFNSLINLLCTGTAHVQSNIATSSAESLKAIARQLHAQQVTIGFARFIFNFNARYSTMSDEGMLGPGHIESTLRLYVELLGIWIDEIKQKTKGAAFEQPEKSVSGNRGLHLDLSSVLAHVEEIESHGLFFLCSQSRRVRAFAINVLRLITEFDKALGKENTRIIRILEADSQQILDLNDEQLTVAERSRIQKGKRRSASNNTLIELCSSEVSYDSTLWAKVFPNIIRVSFDTCPFAVTLGREIVCARLVQMHKTITALAESSRFPQYSTAEGYQSRPLGRSNMTAEILIEQWKLYLAMACTTVTSVGAQSQSQLANAQHARKASKGAQQSQDKISSARSLFAFVIPLLSAERDSIRNAIVVALGSIHKNLYRTLLESLQYAVTTCNEEAKIRIGTHYRTPSSPRRNRKTDRLRTEVTHVYKLTSQFLQEPEVYNDDWIVNNLVTYAKDIRIFLSDAEVQNDWEFQRLRFHYCGLMEELFEGINRTKDSSRWMPFESRKSAFSLMEDWCGYSPNQAQISEREENMRKYSVAQSHESGETRNTAAGMEIEKKNLRAAALSAMASLCAGPISITTESGSVLQFDVGRMLSWIDIIFNTVSDKWHSIGRRALKNLIIHNKEHTYLMERSIEMCYVTERPKALESYFEVVTEVLIEHPDYNLRFWRILGAVLVTLGNQKREIRMKSAKLLRRLEERQQKSSRIQDFDISISDKTTAVYKLAQFETSKRLAKQHSDLAFTLFSEFSLHFRNLRPDSQRNMVAAILPWVQTMELQVDSNGGPTAKSYMLLANLFEITIRCSTILPNQVQALWQALATGPHGGNVQLVLDFIISLCLERKEQNFVEYAKQIVVFLSGTPAGSKVIEFFLMQLMPKNMVQERKEVTPAPPDTNSLPYVVDLGTVLPVGNKSAGLSLGQVALIFLVDLMVAPVTLVLNDVVKLIHVVLILWDHYTVTVQEQSREMLVHLIHELVAAKLEDDAPTGARQSIEDFVESIRKSDPGVVWEYEENHGKEEEDEDRSVPTSMAAVSRMVVQFFGFAYEGVGDLWAKEALNWATSCPVRHLACRSFQIFRCISTSLDSRMLADMLARLSNTIADEESDYQTFSMEILTTLKIIISSLSPSDLLHYPQLFWTTCACLNTIHETEFIESIGMLEKFLDRVDLSDPVVVTQLMESQPPKWEGGFDGLQDLVFKGLKSSESFNRTLDLLHGLSGLPNNELIGDGTRQLFTVLANLPHFLQCFEQDFSDPKPIMRASLLARVAENERCPRLAASLFGFANQQYKTAGVFLDHIITEIKSYYFPQLDFQCLIFLMGLLTNSTDWFRVKTMKILCVLIPEVDMRRTEVTCHGPDLISPLLRLLQTDLCPQALEVLDNIMTVAGNPMERHHLRMSMASATSSRAIRKEYERIQSLYGIPEPTGWSVPMPATQSSQTRNNVHAVFYTCAEADDMSAPETMTPDVEFFRADEYSDSFFPMRADTMKSIDTQTDGNMGDIVQKLDSLDDFFDETEPTGPSLHHIAPPMLRGFTGTYVDTNAHLYDQQTAPILRKSLARTGSTSSFHNGLAESRPSNFRFDSSHSTATAPSTQQTIHPVSHIRSVTSPANNLFPHVPAINTSNPLFGMNDSAFISDDELDEVHSDVDERPATARRIAAQHPPMVRSATDGSHSLESMIRSGMRRLTGGTATNREKERQRDILRIQQRAVAQTANSPRVPKVPQEYLSGPTSHPTSPR; from the exons ATGG TGGCCTCACATTCTGCAAAGACTGGCCCCGGCCAGCAAGCAACCCTCCCCTTCATCCCTGACGAGCTACACTCCGCGTCGCACCATAATCTCACCTCCCCACTAGAGCGCCGGGGCACCCGGACCACGCAGTCGACCCCGATGCACAGCCGTGAGTCTTCGGCGGCCCGGGGCAGAGCAGCAGATCCCTCTGCACTACCCCCAACCTTACAACCCCGGCGTGGCCACTCTGGATCCAAAAGCCCCGACGTCACGCGTCCTGCACCTGGATATGACATGGGATTGGAAAGGCGACCGTCCAATTCCTACGGCCACCATCGCCAGACTTCGATCGTGCATGGCATGCAGCATTCACGCAACCCAAGCATGGCCAACTCGAATGCCTCAGCAAGCCCTCTGAGCCCTGAATTGATCGCCTCCCTCGGCCGTGGGGGCTCCTTTGACGAAGCAAATCggctggatctggtcgatgCCCACCCAACCTATCAAACATCCGCCGGGATGGCGTCGAGTCATCACTTGAGTACCATCCAGGACAACGATACGGAAGAAGCGATGGCCCGCAATCCAGCGAGCGTGGCTCACCGACGCATTAACTCGGGAGGCAAAGACAAGCGCAATCGATCCCACAGCCGCTCGCACTCGAAACACCATTCTGAATCCAAAACGGTCGGCGAGTATGCGCTCCATCACCTGTTCAACTCGTTTGTCGGTCAGGCCGACAGCAAAATCAACCAGGCCATCATGAAGCTGGGCGAGTCGGATGCTCCGGTGGAGGAGGTTTGTGGCCCTGGAGCAGACCCGACGTTTGACCAGTTGATCTCGGCCCTGGGACACATCGCTCGCCAGAAACCAAAGCCCTTGATCGATACCATTATGTTTTGGCGGAAGGCCAAGGGAGATGCCGCCATCACTGCGCGACAGATCACGAATGACCCGTCCAAGCCAACCGCCACGGAAAACGGGTTGACGCGTCGCAACACCGAACCGACTCAAGCCCCTGGAGACCACACTTCTACAGCGGAACGTGTGCAGCAACCCACACCCTTCCTTGCCCGTCACGATGATATCGCACTGGTGGAGAGACGGGCTACGGTTTCTGTCTACCTGGTCTGTCGTGTTTTGATCGAGATTTTCAACCAGAGCAGCCTGGCTTCGATCACGCTGGATATGGCCGATCGCCTAGAAGACATTGTCTTTGGCCAGCTCAAGACGGTCGATCCCGAACAGATTTCAGCGTCACCGCTTCGGATGGCCAACTGGAGGATCTACGGCCAGCTCTTGGGCATCATGAGCGAGGGAAATTTCGCCAGCGTCACCAACCGTTTCATGACCGAGCTCGACCGCTTCCAGAAGGACGAGACGGTTCGAGGACCATCACGGGAAGGAGATGCCAAGGCAGAGCTGCTGATTTTGGGGATGAGGTATCTACGGATTCCGACAGGCCCCGAAGGATGGAGTCGAACATGCGATTTCATGAAGGCGCTGGCACGCTTGTTCGTCAATGCTCACGGGCAACGCATCAAACAGGCATATTGCTACCTAATCGAGAAACTCCTCCTTCCTGTGGCGGCTAACCCGAACTGTGATCTTTCGCTCCCTCGATGGAAGGAATTCATCGAACTAGTCCAACCACGATTAGCACAGTTGTTGACCAAGCCTCGTCACTGGGCGTCGGCATTCTCTTTGCATGTTCTGCTACTCTGTATCTCGGCCAAAGAGACATTCACTTCCCAGTGGCTTTCGATGATCCAAAGCTTGCCACCGCGCCTGAAGGATCGTCCCACTCGTGGACCGGCGCTGCAGGCTGTCTGCCGCTTGGTGTGGACATATTTCTTCCGCTATTCTGATTCCCCAAATACCACGCTGCGCAAAGTCGAGGAAGTGGCGAAGATCGTGTTGCCCACCGGACGAAGGACATACTTGAGCACCGAGCCTGCTGTTGCCGACCCGTTGATCCAGCTGATACGTATGATTGGGTTTAAGCATCCTGATGTTTGCTTCCGGAGCATCATCTTTCCCCTCATCAACTCGGACCTGTTTTTGTCTGGCCGAGAATTGAAGATCGAACAAATGGAGCCGGAGAAAATGGTCATTGGCATCCGTGCCTTCCTCGCGATCATGTCCGACCTGGAGAATGGTGACCAGCTCTGCCCTCCCATTCTGACTGGATCAGTTCCGAATCCATTTACGGATGCTTCAGGTCCGATCAACTTCCACCGCCCACATTTGCTCGTTGAACCCCAGGCGGCGAGCGCCACAGAACAGTCCGACCCTTTGTCATGGCAACCAGTCAATACGGCAAGGCTCAACGACAACGTGAGAGAATACTACGTCCGGTTCTGCGAGGTGCTGGGCAAAATTACCCTGTTGTGTGACAACGCGTTCGGAGGTCAGGCCGCCCTGGATGAGAAATTTGGCGGAATTACCCCCAAGACTCCCATCTCAGAAGCATTCGGCTTTGGGCGACGCGATGACCATCTCACCACCTTGGACCAAAAGCAAGGATTCTACGACCTGATGCATGTGGCCGTTCAAGCCCTTCCTCGTTGCCTTTCAGATCATATTCCCTTCAACTCTCTCATCAATCTTCTTTGCACAGGAACGGCCCATGTTCAGTCAAACATCGCTACATCTTCAGCGGAGTcgctcaaggccattgcgCGGCAGTTACATGCCCAGCAAGTCACAATTGGGTTTGCCCGGTTCATCTTCAACTTTAATGCCCGTTATTCCACCATGTCTGATGAAGGAATGCTTGGGCCGGGCCATATTGAATCCACATTGCGACTCTATGTCGAGTTGCTTGGGATCTggatcgacgagatcaagcAGAAAACGAAGGGAGCCGCCTTCGAACAACCCGAGAAATCTGTTTCAGGAAACCGAGGTCTGCATCTTGACCTGTCCAGTGTCCTTGCCCATgttgaggagattgagtCGCATGGCCTGTTTTTCCTATGTTCACAGTCCCGAAGAGTTCGGGCCTTTGCTATCAATGTCCTTCGTCTGATCACTGAGTTCGACAAGGCGCTGGGCAAGGAGAACACCAGAATCATCCGGATTCTCGAAGCCGACTCCCAGCAAATTCTGGATCTCAACGACGAGCAACTCACTGTTGCGGAGCGCAGTCGAATCCAAAAGGGCAAGAGAAGGAGTGCTTCTAACAACACCCTGATCGAACTCTGCAGCAGCGAGGTTTCCTATGATTCCACACTGTGGGCAAAAGTTTTCCCCAATATCATTCGAGTCAGCTTTGATACTTGCCCCTTCGCTGTGACATTGGGAAGGGAAATTGTGTGCGCACGACTTGTTCAGATGCACAAGACCATCACTGCTTTGGCAGAGAGTAGCAGATTCCCGCAGTACAGCACTGCAGAGGGATACCAGAGCCGTCCCTTGGGCAGAAGCAATATGACTGCGGAAATTTTGATCGAGCAGTGGAAGCTTTATTTGGCCATGGCATGTACTACCGTTACCAGTGTGGGTGCTCAATCCCAAAGTCAGCTGGCAAATGCTCAGCATGCACGGAAAGCCTCCAAGGGTGCCCAGCAGTCTCAGGACAAGATCAGCTCGGCTCGAAGTCTTTTTGCTTTCGTTATTCCCTTGCTTTCTGCCGAACGAGACTCGATCCGGAATGCAATCGTTGTGGCCCTCGGATCGATCCACAAGAATCTCTACCGCACTCTTCTGGAATCCTTGCAGTACGCAGTGACTACTTGCAATGAGGAGGCCAAGATCAGAATTGGCACTCACTACCGCACCCCTAGCAGTCCTCGACGAAACAGGAAGACCGACCGGCTGCGAACAGAGGTTACCCATGTCTACAAACTCACCTCGCAATTCCTCCAGGAACCGGAAGTCTACAACGACGACTGGATTGTCAACAACCTTGTCACATATGCCAAAGATATCAGGATTTTCCTCAGTGATGCCGAAGTCCAGAATGACTGGGAGTTCCAGCGCTTACGATTCCATTACTGTGGGCTGATGGAGGAGCTGTTCGAGGGCATCAATCGTACCAAGGATTCATCTCGCTGGATGCCCTTCGAGTCTCGCAAATCTGCGTTCTCTCTGATGGAGGATTGGTGTGGCTATTCTCCGAACCAGGCACAGATCTccgaaagagaagagaacatGCGCAAGTATTCGGTAGCTCAATCACATGAAAGCGGAGAGACGCGTAACACCGCTGCTGGTATGGAGATTGAGAAAAAGAACTTGCGCGCTGCTGCTTTGAGCGCCATGGCGTCTCTGTGT GCTGGCCCAATTAGTATCACAACTGAAAGTGGCTCTGTTCTTCAGTTCGATGTTGGTCGCATGCTTTCATGGATCGACATCATTTTCAACACGGTCAGCGACAAGTGGCACTCGATCGGTCGACGGGCCCTTAAGAACTTGATCATTCATAATAAGGAACACACTTACTTGATGGAGCGATCAATTGAGATGTGCTATGTCACGGAACGACCGAAGGCCCTGGAGAGCTACTTCGAGGTGGTGACTGAGGTGCTCATTGAGCATCCAGATTACAACCTGCGATTCTGGCGAATTCTGGGAGCCGTCTTGGTGACCCTCGGCAACCAAAAGCGTGAGATCCGCATGAAGTCTGCTAAACTCCTCCGAAGACTCGAAGAACGCCAGCAGAAGAGCTCCAGGATTCAAGACTTTGATATCAGCATTTCCGACAAAACTACGGCGGTGTACAAGCTTGCTCAGTTTGAGACCTCCAAGCGACTGGCAAAGCAACATTCCGATCTGGCATTTACGCTCTTCTCCGAGTTCTCTCTGCACTTCCGAAATCTTCGACCAGATAGTCAGCGGAATATGGTTGCCGCCATTCTGCCCTGGGTCCAAACCATGGAGCTGCAGGTCGATTCGAATGGAGGACCAACGGCCAAGTCGTACATGCTTCTTGCGAATCTCTTTGAGATTACGATTCGCTGCAGTACTATCTTGCCGAACCAAGTGCAAGCGTTATGGCAGGCCCTGGCGACTGGCCCCCACGGTGGGAATGTACAACTGGTTCTTGACTTCATTATCAGCCTGTGTTTGGAGCGCAAGGAACAGAACTTTGTGGAGTACGCCAAGCAAATTGTGGTCTTCCTGTCAGGCACTCCGGCCGGGTCGAAGGTCATTGAGTTCTTCCTGATGCAGCTCATGCCCAAGAATATGGTGCAAGAGCGCAAAGAAGTaactcctgctcctccagacACCAATAGTCTCCCCTATGTTGTGGACCTGGGCACGGTGCTCCCCGTTGGAAACAAATCAGCGGGCCTTTCTCTTGGTCAGGTAGCTCTCATATTCCTGGTGGACCTCATGGTTGCTCCCGTTACCCTTGTCCTCAACGATGTGGTCAAACTCATTCacgtcgtcctcatcctttGGGATCACTACACTGTCACAGTGCAGGAGCAGTCTCGTGAGATGCTGGTTCATCTGATCCACGAACTGGTCGCAGCAAAGCTTGAGGATGATGCCCCCACAGGCGCCCGGCAATCAATCGAGGATTTCGTCGAGTCAATCCGAAAGAGCGACCCCGGCGTAGTTTGGGAGTACGAGGAGAACCATGgcaaggaggaagaggacgaggaccgAAGTGTGCCCACTTCCATGGCTGCGGTTTCCCGGATGGTGGTCCAGTTCTTTGGCTTTGCCTACGAGGGTGTCGGCGATCTGTGGGCGAAAGAGGCCTTGAATTGGGCCACCTCGTGTCCCGTGCGCCATCTCGCCTGCCGCTCATTCCAGATCTTTCGCTGCATCTCAACCTCGTTGGATTCACGCATGTTGGCCGATATGCTTGCTCGACTGTCGAACACgatcgccgacgaggagTCGGACTACCAGACGTTCTCGATGGAGATTCTCACGACGTTGAAGATCATTATCAGCTCCCTGTCACCGTCGGATCTGTTGCACTACCCTCAATTATTCTGGACGACTTGCGCTTGTCTGAACACGATTCACGAAACCGAGTTCATTGAAAGTATTGGCATGCTCGAAAAGTTCTTGGACCGGGTCGACCTGAGCGATCCCGTCGTGGTGACGCAGCTGATGGAAAGCCAACCGCCCAAGTGGGAGGGCGGCTTTGACGGTCTTCAGGACCTAGTCTTCAAGGGTCTCAAATCATCCGAGTCTTTCAACCGTACATTGGACCTTCTTCATGGTCTAAGCGGGCTTCCGAACAACGAACTCATCGGAGACGGGACTCGGCAGTTGTTTACTGTACTAGCCAATCTTCCCCATTTCCTGCAATGTTTCGAGCAGGACTTCAGTGATCCCAAACCTATTATGCGGGCTAGCCTCCTGGCCCGCGTGGCGGAGAATGAGCGGTGTCCTCGCCTTGCGGCGTCCCTGTTTGGGTTCGCAAACCAGCAGTACAAGACGGCCGGCGTCTTTCTGGACCACATCATCACCGAGATCAAGTCGTATTATTTCCCACAACTGGACTTTCAAtgcctcatcttcctcatgGGCCTTTTGACCAACTCTACGGATTGGTTCCGAGTCAAGACGATGAAGATCCTCTGTGTCTTGATCCCCGAAGTGGATATGCGCCGAACAGAGGTCACCTGTCATGGACCTGATCTGATCTCCCCGTTGCTACGACTTCTCCAGACCGATCTCTGCCCTCAAGCCCTAGAAGTTTTGGATAACATCATGACCGTCGCTGGCAATCCGATGGAGCGCCATCACCTCCGGATGAGTATGGCTTCGGCTACCTCTTCTCGGGCTATCCGTAAAGAGTACGAGCGGATCCAAAGTCTGTACGGCATTCCTGAACCCACGGGCTGGTCGGTCCCCATGCCTGCAACCCAGTCCAGCCAGACGCGGAACAACGTTCATGCAGTGTTCTACACTTgtgccgaggccgacgacATGAGCGCCCCAGAGACCATGACACCAGACGTGGAATTCTTCCGGGCGGACGAATACAGCGACTCGTTCTTCCCTATGCGAGCCGATACCATGAAGTCGATTGACACACAGACGGATGGCAACATGGGCGATATTGTCCAAAAGCTAGATAGCTTGGACGACTTCTTCGACGAGACAGAGCCGACTGGCCCAAGCCTTCACCACATTGCTCCTCCCATGCTCCGCGGGTTCACCGGCACTTACGTGGACACCAATGCACATCTCTACGACCAGCAGACCGCCCCGATTCTGCGCAAATCGCTCGCCCGGACGGGCtccacctcttccttccacaatggcctcgccGAGTCTCGACCTTCCAATTTCCGCTTCGACAGTTCGCACTCTACCGCGAC